In a single window of the Desulfovibrio psychrotolerans genome:
- a CDS encoding efflux RND transporter periplasmic adaptor subunit has protein sequence MNHTHLRIGPHRFCRTHRIHGSFLLLLLLWAAVFAVPGTPCAQAQEVPATAVARIALLPETRQAVGTVRPRTETRIEAQITARILEIRAQSGSRVNRGDVLVVLDTRELETLSGQAQQGISSAAAATRQARQALAAAEAEFVKAEAHYRRIRTLYETGTVARSEMDQAEAAYAQAEAEVRRARDGVSGAQSAESRAGKMREQAQIALEYGEIRALDDGEVVRREAEPGDLAFPGKTLLMLQTGGSLRLEAQVREGLIGRVRPGTPLSVIIGSLSDAPLTGTVEEVVPAADPLSRTFEVRVGLPAVPGLYPGMFGRLLIPVGESETVLIPAAAVSRVGQLETVRVREGEQETPVYVKTGRTYPAGQSGTYDEVEILSGLRGGETVVLEAGHAR, from the coding sequence ATGAACCACACACACCTCCGCATCGGCCCGCACCGGTTCTGCCGGACACATCGGATACACGGGTCTTTCCTGCTGCTTCTGCTGCTCTGGGCCGCAGTCTTTGCCGTCCCCGGCACTCCATGCGCACAGGCGCAGGAAGTGCCCGCCACCGCCGTTGCCCGTATTGCCCTGCTGCCGGAAACCCGGCAGGCCGTAGGTACTGTCCGACCACGCACAGAAACCCGCATAGAGGCGCAGATCACCGCCCGCATCCTCGAAATACGTGCGCAGTCCGGCAGCCGCGTCAACCGGGGCGATGTGCTGGTGGTGCTGGATACCCGCGAACTGGAGACCCTTAGCGGGCAGGCACAGCAGGGCATCTCCTCCGCGGCTGCTGCCACACGGCAGGCGCGGCAGGCCCTTGCCGCAGCAGAGGCGGAATTCGTCAAGGCAGAGGCCCACTACCGCCGCATCCGCACCCTGTATGAAACAGGCACCGTGGCCCGCAGCGAAATGGATCAGGCAGAAGCCGCCTACGCGCAGGCAGAGGCAGAAGTACGCCGCGCCCGCGATGGTGTTTCCGGGGCGCAGTCCGCAGAGTCACGTGCGGGCAAGATGCGCGAACAGGCGCAGATAGCGCTGGAATACGGCGAAATCCGGGCACTGGATGACGGCGAAGTGGTCCGGCGCGAGGCAGAACCGGGCGACCTGGCCTTTCCCGGCAAAACCCTGCTCATGCTGCAGACCGGCGGTTCCCTGCGGCTGGAAGCTCAGGTGCGCGAAGGACTCATCGGCAGGGTACGTCCCGGCACCCCGCTTTCCGTCATCATCGGCTCTCTTTCCGATGCCCCCCTCACCGGCACGGTGGAAGAAGTGGTCCCCGCCGCAGACCCGCTCTCACGCACCTTTGAAGTACGGGTAGGGCTGCCTGCGGTGCCGGGACTCTATCCCGGAATGTTCGGCAGGCTGCTCATCCCCGTGGGCGAAAGCGAAACCGTGCTCATTCCCGCCGCAGCCGTTTCCCGCGTGGGGCAGCTAGAAACCGTGCGCGTCCGCGAGGGAGAGCAGGAAACACCGGTCTATGTGAAGACAGGCCGCACGTATCCCGCAGGGCAAAGCGGCACATATGACGAGGTGGAAATCCTGTCCGGTCTGCGCGGCGGTGAAACCGTGGTGCTGGAGGCAGGCCATGCACGATAA
- a CDS encoding efflux RND transporter permease subunit, with protein sequence MGIVRQFLTGKNAVLFLVFALCLGAAAIFVTPREEEPQIVVPMADIMVQVPGASAEEVEKLVATPLERLLWQIDGVEYVYSTSQRDGCLATVRFHVGEDRENSLVKLHNTIATHPDLVPSVVSGWVVKPVEIDDVPIVTLTLHADPQTGYGPHELRRMGEEMFHRLAETEDVSRCTITGGFPREVRVDLSPEALSAFRVSALEVRNALAGADASVTAGSLDTRNRTLTVTADSFLNTLEEVRSLVVGVAEDRPVYLADVATVTDTHAEPVAYSRIGFSDAYASSAGLPQGQSLSAVTLAISKKKGTNAVAVARNVIATAEHLQQTVLPHGVHVRVTRDYGATAQSKVTDLLSSLGFAIATVVALLAFTLGRREALVVAVAVPVSFALALTVNWLFGYTINRVTLFALILSLGLVVDDPITNVDNIQRHIRQGKLPPLPATLAAVREVLTPVIMSTLAIIACFMPMFFITGMMGPYMAPMAVNVPLTVIFSTLCALTVVPWLSHLLLRHRAGSGQMQELTPAWIVRNYRRCVEPFLDSRNARRILLGGIMAGMVFSIALAGFRLVPLKMLPFDNKNEFQIVLDLPEGSSVETTDRAVRDMEAFLRTMPEVTDFVTYAGTSSPMDFNGMVRHYYLRGEPHQADIRVNLLDKSQRSAQSHAIILRVRDALQAVADRHGARLKIVETPPGPPVLSTITAEVYGEPDRTVEQLIRAASHVQDIMRQEPGVTDIDASYESPRQRLDFAIDREKAALHGITARAITDTLRLAVGGGQPATVHLPDERQALPIRVTLPRDKRSSTASLEEIPLKSAAGHMVPLGELGRFILLKEDQPIYHKNLRRVVYVYAEMAGRAPAEAVLDMSSALRAHPMPPRTHVVWTGEGEWKITVDVFRDLGIAFGAAMLVIYLLLVLQTDSFRLPLLIMTAIPLTLLGIMPGFWLLNLLFGDTVAGYPDPVFFTATSMIGMIALGGIVIRNSLVLIEFIQEAVRQGQSLREAVLQSGATRLRPIVLTAATTALGAWPITLDPIFSGLAYALIFGLVASTLFTLVVIPVAYHRMQARSALPTEN encoded by the coding sequence ATGGGCATAGTGCGCCAATTCCTCACGGGAAAAAACGCCGTCCTCTTTCTCGTTTTCGCACTCTGCCTCGGCGCCGCAGCCATTTTCGTCACCCCGCGCGAGGAAGAACCGCAGATCGTCGTCCCCATGGCAGACATCATGGTGCAGGTGCCCGGTGCTTCCGCCGAAGAAGTGGAAAAACTGGTCGCCACCCCGCTGGAACGGCTGCTCTGGCAGATAGATGGCGTGGAATATGTCTACTCCACCTCGCAGCGCGATGGCTGTCTTGCCACTGTGCGCTTCCACGTGGGCGAGGACCGGGAAAACTCGCTGGTCAAACTGCATAACACCATCGCCACGCACCCGGACCTTGTCCCCTCCGTGGTCAGCGGCTGGGTGGTCAAACCGGTAGAGATAGACGATGTGCCCATCGTCACCCTCACCCTGCACGCCGACCCGCAGACAGGGTACGGCCCCCACGAACTGCGCCGCATGGGCGAAGAAATGTTCCACCGGCTGGCGGAAACGGAAGATGTTTCCCGCTGCACCATCACCGGCGGGTTCCCGCGCGAGGTGCGTGTAGATCTCTCGCCCGAGGCACTCTCCGCCTTCCGCGTCTCCGCACTGGAAGTGCGCAACGCCCTTGCCGGTGCGGACGCATCGGTCACGGCAGGCTCGCTGGACACGCGGAACCGCACCCTCACGGTCACGGCAGATTCGTTCCTGAACACACTGGAAGAGGTGCGCTCGCTGGTGGTGGGCGTGGCTGAAGACCGCCCCGTGTACCTTGCGGACGTAGCCACTGTCACAGACACCCACGCGGAACCCGTAGCGTACTCCCGCATCGGCTTTTCCGATGCGTACGCCAGCAGCGCAGGCCTGCCGCAAGGTCAGTCCCTGTCCGCCGTCACGCTGGCAATCTCCAAGAAAAAGGGCACAAACGCCGTGGCCGTGGCCCGTAACGTCATCGCCACGGCAGAACACCTGCAACAGACCGTGCTGCCCCACGGGGTGCACGTGCGCGTCACGCGCGACTACGGTGCCACTGCCCAGTCCAAGGTAACGGACCTGCTCTCCTCCCTCGGGTTTGCCATCGCCACCGTGGTGGCGCTGCTGGCCTTCACACTGGGCAGGCGCGAGGCACTGGTGGTGGCGGTCGCCGTTCCGGTCAGCTTCGCGCTGGCACTCACCGTGAACTGGCTGTTCGGCTACACCATAAACCGCGTCACCCTGTTCGCCCTCATCCTTTCGCTGGGCCTTGTGGTAGATGACCCAATAACCAACGTAGACAACATCCAGCGCCACATACGGCAGGGCAAGCTCCCCCCCCTGCCCGCCACTCTGGCGGCGGTGCGCGAGGTACTCACCCCGGTTATCATGTCCACGCTGGCCATCATCGCCTGCTTCATGCCCATGTTCTTCATCACGGGCATGATGGGTCCGTACATGGCCCCCATGGCCGTTAACGTACCCCTCACCGTCATTTTTTCCACACTGTGCGCCCTCACCGTGGTGCCATGGCTCAGCCATCTGCTGCTCAGGCACCGCGCGGGCAGCGGCCAGATGCAGGAACTCACCCCCGCATGGATCGTGCGCAACTACAGACGCTGCGTGGAACCGTTTCTGGATTCCCGTAACGCGCGGCGCATCCTGCTGGGCGGCATCATGGCAGGCATGGTCTTCAGCATAGCGCTGGCAGGCTTCAGGCTGGTGCCGCTCAAAATGCTGCCCTTTGACAACAAGAACGAATTCCAGATCGTCCTCGACCTGCCGGAAGGCTCCAGCGTGGAAACCACCGACCGCGCCGTGCGCGACATGGAAGCCTTCCTGCGCACCATGCCGGAGGTGACGGATTTCGTTACCTACGCGGGCACCTCTTCGCCCATGGACTTCAACGGCATGGTCCGCCACTACTACCTGCGCGGCGAGCCGCATCAGGCAGATATCCGTGTGAACCTGCTGGATAAATCGCAGCGCTCAGCGCAGAGCCACGCCATTATCCTGCGCGTGCGCGATGCTTTGCAGGCTGTGGCAGACAGGCACGGCGCGCGCCTCAAAATCGTGGAAACCCCGCCCGGGCCTCCCGTGCTTTCCACCATCACGGCAGAAGTGTATGGCGAACCGGACCGCACCGTAGAGCAGCTTATCCGGGCGGCGTCCCACGTGCAGGACATCATGCGTCAGGAACCCGGCGTCACGGACATAGACGCCAGCTACGAATCCCCCCGGCAGCGTCTGGATTTTGCCATAGACAGAGAAAAAGCCGCCCTGCACGGCATAACCGCCCGCGCCATTACAGATACCCTGCGCCTTGCCGTGGGCGGCGGGCAGCCCGCCACCGTGCACCTGCCGGACGAGCGGCAGGCCTTGCCTATCCGCGTGACCCTGCCGCGCGACAAGCGCTCCTCCACCGCCTCGCTGGAAGAAATTCCGCTCAAATCCGCCGCCGGCCACATGGTGCCGCTGGGCGAGCTGGGCCGCTTCATTCTGCTGAAAGAAGACCAGCCCATCTACCACAAAAACCTCAGGCGTGTGGTCTACGTGTATGCAGAAATGGCCGGGCGGGCACCGGCGGAAGCCGTGCTGGACATGTCCTCGGCCCTGCGCGCCCACCCCATGCCCCCGCGCACCCACGTGGTCTGGACGGGCGAAGGGGAGTGGAAAATCACCGTGGATGTCTTCCGCGACCTCGGCATCGCCTTCGGAGCCGCCATGCTGGTCATCTACCTGCTGCTGGTCCTGCAAACCGATTCCTTCCGGCTGCCCCTGCTCATCATGACAGCCATCCCGCTCACCCTGCTGGGCATCATGCCGGGATTCTGGCTGCTGAACCTGCTCTTCGGCGATACGGTGGCGGGCTACCCGGACCCGGTCTTCTTCACCGCCACCAGCATGATCGGCATGATAGCCCTTGGCGGCATCGTCATCCGCAACTCGCTGGTGCTCATCGAATTCATTCAGGAGGCCGTGCGGCAGGGGCAAAGCCTGCGCGAGGCTGTGCTGCAAAGCGGTGCCACCCGGCTGCGGCCCATTGTGCTCACCGCCGCCACCACGGCTCTGGGCGCATGGCCCATAACGCTGGACCCCATCTTCTCCGGTCTGGCCTATGCGCTCATCTTCGGCCTTGTGGCCTCAACCCTGTTCACGCTTGTGGTCATTCCCGTGGCCTACCACCGGATGCAGGCCCGTTCTGCCTTGCCGACGGAGAACTGA
- a CDS encoding tetratricopeptide repeat protein, translating into MSNHLDYEINKELGECYLFMGELDKAEEYYKKAATSNGVHPDPYLGLATIAVQRGKLDEALLLYRKADTIESSDKTLAGMGLIHMDRGNHVEAMEFFMRALENNPENMIAMSGMIQESYALDRVAEVVPMLETSLAHAPGKDAVRFSLAGCLIWLGRNAEAMEHLEMLLEKDPANEGARQLYAKASGA; encoded by the coding sequence ATGAGCAACCATCTCGATTACGAAATCAACAAGGAACTTGGCGAGTGCTACCTGTTTATGGGTGAGCTCGACAAGGCGGAAGAGTACTACAAGAAGGCCGCCACTTCCAACGGAGTGCATCCCGACCCGTATCTGGGTTTGGCAACCATTGCCGTGCAGCGCGGCAAGCTGGATGAGGCGCTTCTGCTGTACCGCAAGGCTGATACCATTGAAAGCAGCGACAAGACGCTGGCGGGTATGGGTCTTATCCACATGGATCGCGGCAACCACGTTGAGGCAATGGAATTTTTTATGCGTGCACTGGAGAACAACCCGGAAAACATGATCGCCATGAGCGGCATGATTCAGGAAAGCTACGCCCTTGACCGCGTTGCTGAGGTTGTGCCCATGCTCGAAACAAGCCTCGCCCATGCTCCCGGCAAGGATGCCGTGCGCTTTTCCCTTGCCGGATGCCTTATCTGGCTGGGAAGGAACGCGGAAGCCATGGAGCATCTGGAAATGCTGCTGGAGAAGGATCCGGCAAACGAGGGCGCGCGTCAGCTGTACGCCAAGGCGAGCGGCGCGTAG
- the flgB gene encoding flagellar basal body rod protein FlgB, translating to MKSLFSAHIRVTEKVLDMQLQRQNVVMSNMANLKTPGYRARNLEFEEDLQKALNLDSRGKMTRTASSHMPAVFDPEKFGPEWEKVFKPRVVHGEDQVDLDKEMAKMAKNNMQYNALATVMRGNFEGLTKIITEGQK from the coding sequence ATGAAAAGCCTGTTCAGCGCACATATACGTGTCACCGAAAAGGTTCTGGACATGCAGCTTCAGCGTCAGAATGTTGTCATGAGCAACATGGCCAACCTGAAGACTCCCGGATACAGGGCCAGAAATCTTGAATTCGAAGAAGATCTGCAAAAGGCCCTGAATCTGGACAGCCGGGGCAAGATGACGCGCACCGCCTCATCGCACATGCCCGCCGTGTTCGATCCCGAAAAATTCGGCCCGGAATGGGAAAAGGTCTTCAAGCCGCGCGTGGTGCACGGCGAAGACCAGGTGGATCTGGACAAGGAAATGGCAAAGATGGCCAAGAACAACATGCAATACAACGCCCTTGCCACCGTCATGCGGGGCAACTTTGAAGGGCTTACCAAAATCATAACGGAAGGGCAGAAATAA
- the flgC gene encoding flagellar basal body rod protein FlgC, whose product MDFMTALDIGASALSAERTHMNIISMNLANAKTTRTPEGGPYRRKTVLMAATEVDHPFSKQMQSALDRELRGVRVLHVAQDKRPLKQVYEPGHPDANEDGFVFYPDINVVEEMAHLMTVQRGYEANVATMEAVKGMYNKALELAK is encoded by the coding sequence ATGGACTTCATGACAGCTCTCGACATCGGCGCCTCCGCCCTCAGCGCGGAGCGTACCCACATGAACATCATTTCCATGAACCTTGCCAACGCCAAGACCACCCGCACGCCGGAAGGCGGACCCTACCGGCGCAAGACGGTGCTCATGGCGGCAACAGAAGTGGACCACCCCTTCAGCAAGCAGATGCAGTCCGCTCTGGACAGGGAACTGCGCGGCGTGCGCGTGCTGCACGTGGCGCAGGACAAGCGCCCCCTCAAGCAGGTGTACGAACCCGGACACCCCGACGCCAACGAAGACGGCTTCGTCTTCTACCCGGATATCAACGTGGTGGAGGAAATGGCCCACCTGATGACCGTACAGCGCGGGTACGAGGCCAACGTGGCCACTATGGAAGCCGTAAAGGGCATGTATAACAAGGCGCTTGAACTCGCCAAGTAA
- the fliE gene encoding flagellar hook-basal body complex protein FliE, whose amino-acid sequence MSIQNVGMKAYANAMHNFSKAQKATTGESFALPRPPKESLTTTIKDSLRKTNDMEAEKSKQIQSFASGETQNVHELMITLQKAGVAMSMTSAVRNKVMEAYKELSRVSF is encoded by the coding sequence ATGAGCATACAGAACGTGGGCATGAAGGCATACGCCAATGCCATGCACAACTTCAGCAAGGCGCAAAAGGCCACAACGGGTGAATCCTTTGCCCTGCCAAGGCCCCCCAAAGAATCGCTCACCACCACCATCAAGGACTCCCTGCGCAAAACAAATGACATGGAAGCCGAAAAGTCCAAGCAGATTCAGTCCTTTGCCTCCGGCGAAACGCAGAACGTGCACGAGCTTATGATCACCCTGCAAAAGGCGGGGGTCGCCATGTCCATGACCAGCGCGGTTCGCAACAAGGTTATGGAAGCCTACAAGGAACTCAGCCGCGTCAGCTTCTAG
- the fliF gene encoding flagellar basal-body MS-ring/collar protein FliF has protein sequence MSPLLNDAVDKSKAFWSQISLSQRVFIGGLALAVIGVFFALILWMNQPDYKTLYTNLSLEDANRVVKLLDADKTKYKLANDGTTILVPADRVYDLRIRVAGEGSLVGQGIGFEIFNEVKVGQTEFVQKINYQRAMQGELSRTISEFPAIKSARVHLVVPHRSLFIEDEQKPSASVVLTMVDGKKLEQKDVMAIVNLVVMAVEGMDKSRIAVNDTKGNILYYPSDEETLHGMTTTQLDNKLTLQRDMERRIQEMLFPIIGAGRVIAKVNADLDFSQRTIRKELFDPESAVVRSEQRSEETTRGQSNLEAGTPDPNFRGDGITGGLSSQESARETRTTNFEINKEEQNIVAPVGEVSRLSVAVILDGTYARNADTGEYVFTPRSEEEVARIRQLVASAVGYDTARGDIIEVSSISFGGPDILPEPSLTEVVMDYAMRLGKPLLNALLVFLFLIMIVRPVILAMIRPKVHSSDVVEGLEGLPSGEERLALIEGGDELDALDALKKIEDIKAHAMQLAEQNMEQAVSILKSWLKQPEGAKSGGQA, from the coding sequence ATGTCTCCCCTTCTCAACGATGCCGTAGACAAGTCCAAAGCCTTCTGGAGCCAGATAAGCCTTTCCCAGCGCGTGTTCATAGGCGGGCTGGCCCTTGCGGTCATCGGTGTGTTCTTCGCCCTCATCCTGTGGATGAACCAGCCGGATTACAAAACCCTCTACACCAACCTGAGCCTCGAAGACGCCAACCGCGTGGTCAAGCTTCTGGATGCCGACAAGACCAAATACAAGCTTGCGAATGACGGCACCACCATTCTCGTTCCGGCCGACCGTGTATACGACCTGCGTATCCGCGTGGCGGGCGAAGGCAGCCTCGTGGGACAAGGCATCGGCTTCGAAATCTTCAACGAAGTGAAGGTGGGCCAGACCGAGTTCGTCCAGAAGATCAACTACCAGCGCGCCATGCAGGGCGAACTTTCGCGCACCATTTCCGAATTTCCTGCCATCAAAAGCGCGCGCGTGCACCTTGTGGTGCCCCACCGCAGCCTGTTCATTGAAGATGAACAAAAGCCTTCCGCCTCTGTGGTGCTCACCATGGTGGACGGCAAGAAGCTGGAACAGAAAGACGTCATGGCCATCGTCAACCTTGTGGTCATGGCCGTGGAAGGTATGGACAAGAGCCGTATCGCCGTGAACGACACCAAGGGCAACATCCTCTACTACCCCAGTGATGAGGAAACCCTGCATGGCATGACCACCACCCAGCTTGATAACAAGCTCACCCTGCAGCGCGACATGGAACGCCGCATTCAGGAAATGCTGTTCCCCATTATCGGGGCCGGGCGGGTCATTGCCAAGGTAAACGCCGATCTGGACTTCTCCCAGCGCACCATCCGCAAGGAACTTTTCGACCCGGAAAGCGCCGTGGTCCGCTCCGAACAGCGCAGCGAAGAAACCACCCGCGGCCAGTCCAACCTGGAAGCGGGCACCCCGGACCCCAACTTCCGGGGCGACGGCATAACCGGCGGCCTGAGCTCGCAGGAATCCGCCCGTGAAACACGCACCACCAACTTCGAAATCAACAAAGAAGAACAGAACATCGTTGCCCCCGTGGGCGAGGTAAGCCGCCTCTCCGTGGCGGTCATTCTGGACGGCACCTATGCCCGGAATGCGGACACAGGCGAATATGTATTCACCCCCCGCAGCGAGGAAGAAGTTGCCCGCATCCGCCAGCTTGTTGCCAGCGCGGTGGGCTACGACACGGCACGCGGCGACATCATAGAAGTCTCCAGCATCTCCTTCGGCGGCCCGGATATCCTGCCCGAACCCAGCCTCACCGAAGTGGTCATGGATTACGCCATGCGCCTCGGCAAGCCGCTGCTGAACGCCCTTCTGGTCTTCCTGTTCCTTATCATGATCGTGCGCCCCGTCATCCTTGCCATGATCCGTCCCAAAGTGCATTCTAGCGACGTGGTCGAAGGGCTGGAAGGCCTGCCCTCCGGCGAGGAACGTCTGGCACTCATAGAAGGCGGCGACGAGCTGGATGCCCTTGACGCCCTGAAGAAGATAGAAGACATCAAGGCACACGCAATGCAACTGGCGGAACAGAATATGGAACAGGCAGTCAGCATACTGAAGTCGTGGCTCAAGCAGCCTGAAGGAGCGAAAAGTGGCGGACAAGCTTAG
- the fliG gene encoding flagellar motor switch protein FliG yields the protein MGDKFTSEAFKRMDRSEIAIISKAMVELESIPKEVVEDVLREFHFALVSGQEMISGGADTVKRLLMKNLDSETAKYIMDSLNLDTGPAPFRELENVSPRILAQILRNEHPQTLALILGHLQSEQAAELLTNLPAGVRPEILMRLAKLEAVPEDMLMEVDKVLQSQLIAMGGKEGKKVGGVSAVAEILNAVDRATEEEVLSEIEEESAQMAEDIRNLMFVFEDVSGLDDRAVRELLKEISNEDMTMALRGASDDLKERFFKNMSERAATMIREDLEIMGPTRLSDVENAQQNIVKVVRRLEVEGRIAIGRGGGDVFV from the coding sequence ATGGGCGACAAGTTCACGTCCGAAGCGTTCAAACGCATGGACCGGTCCGAAATCGCCATAATATCCAAGGCCATGGTGGAGCTGGAATCCATTCCCAAAGAAGTGGTGGAGGATGTTCTGCGCGAGTTCCATTTCGCCCTTGTCTCCGGGCAGGAAATGATCTCCGGCGGCGCAGACACCGTAAAGCGCCTGCTCATGAAGAATCTGGACAGCGAAACCGCCAAGTACATCATGGACTCCCTGAACCTGGATACCGGCCCCGCCCCCTTCCGGGAACTGGAAAACGTAAGCCCGCGCATTCTCGCCCAGATACTGCGCAACGAACACCCGCAAACGCTGGCGCTCATCCTCGGCCACCTGCAGTCGGAACAGGCGGCGGAACTGCTCACCAACCTGCCCGCAGGCGTGCGCCCGGAAATACTTATGCGCCTCGCCAAACTGGAAGCCGTGCCCGAAGACATGCTCATGGAAGTGGACAAGGTGCTCCAGAGCCAGCTCATCGCCATGGGCGGCAAGGAAGGCAAAAAGGTGGGCGGCGTCAGTGCTGTTGCAGAAATCCTCAACGCCGTGGACCGCGCCACCGAGGAAGAGGTTCTCTCCGAGATCGAGGAAGAATCCGCCCAGATGGCGGAAGATATCCGCAACCTCATGTTCGTGTTCGAGGACGTTTCCGGACTGGACGACCGCGCAGTGCGCGAACTGCTGAAGGAAATCTCCAACGAAGATATGACCATGGCCCTGCGCGGCGCATCGGACGACCTCAAGGAGCGTTTCTTCAAGAACATGTCCGAACGTGCAGCCACCATGATCCGGGAAGACTTGGAAATCATGGGCCCCACGCGCCTCTCGGACGTGGAAAACGCCCAGCAGAATATTGTCAAGGTTGTCCGCAGGCTGGAAGTGGAAGGACGTATCGCCATAGGACGCGGAGGTGGAGATGTCTTCGTCTGA
- a CDS encoding FliH/SctL family protein — MSSSDSTQTSKWGTIFMGPARTDERQIHQVEGSRSMQWDAETEANYMERVRARAAMRAAEMLEQARVEAENIRREAMEQGYNDGLGQAQQELDEFRRTMSDSVSGVLGAIQGQCSGIFFRWRQDLVTLLRASVRRAVELEIAEDRARILEAVLAKAVETLDSQRKLVIRVNPEDEPAVRDILETSRKHHTGLEAWSVRADAEIGPGGLVVESRDGMVDSTLETRYALVDQILEQLVIPGDGV; from the coding sequence ATGTCTTCGTCTGATTCTACCCAGACCTCCAAATGGGGCACCATCTTCATGGGCCCCGCCCGCACAGACGAACGCCAGATCCATCAGGTGGAAGGCTCGCGCTCCATGCAGTGGGATGCGGAGACAGAAGCCAATTACATGGAGCGGGTTCGCGCCCGCGCCGCCATGCGTGCCGCAGAAATGCTGGAACAGGCCCGCGTGGAGGCAGAGAACATCCGCCGCGAGGCCATGGAACAGGGCTACAACGATGGCCTTGGGCAGGCACAGCAGGAACTGGACGAATTCCGCCGGACCATGTCCGACTCCGTATCCGGTGTGCTTGGAGCTATACAGGGCCAATGTTCCGGCATCTTCTTCCGCTGGCGTCAGGATCTTGTCACCCTGCTGCGGGCGTCCGTGCGGCGCGCCGTGGAGCTGGAAATTGCCGAAGACCGCGCACGCATTCTGGAAGCAGTTCTCGCCAAGGCCGTGGAAACGCTGGACAGCCAGCGCAAGCTGGTCATCCGCGTCAATCCCGAAGACGAGCCCGCCGTGCGCGACATCTTGGAAACCTCGCGCAAGCACCACACCGGCCTGGAAGCGTGGAGCGTGCGGGCAGACGCAGAAATCGGCCCCGGCGGGCTGGTGGTGGAAAGCCGCGACGGCATGGTGGATAGCACGCTGGAAACGCGCTACGCGCTGGTAGACCAGATCCTCGAACAGCTTGTCATTCCCGGAGACGGTGTATGA